The Chloroflexus aggregans DSM 9485 genome segment TTGCCGTTACGGTACAACCCGAGGATGTAGCGGATGATTGCGCCGAATTGGGCGATCATTCGCAAAATGTAATCATCACGGTACATAAAGGTAACGTACCTGAACAATAGTCGGTTGTCAAATGCGCTTGGCTGTGGGTGAGGTTGAGAGTTCGCAATGGGTTTGATCTGGTCGCACCGCATAACCGCGCTGTCGTAGCCTATGGTATGATACATCGGGCAGAGATTGGCTAGAGGAGGATACGATGGAGTTACCCTTCATTGGGAAAGTCGCGTTGGTGACGGGCGCGGCAAGTGGGATTGGGCGCGCTTCGGCGTTGGCCTTTGCGCGCGAGGGGGCAAAGGTGGTTGTAGCCGATGTGAATGTCGCCGGCGGCGAAGAGACGGTTGCGCTATGCCGCGCTGCAAATACCGATGCCATCTTTGTACGCTGCGATGTCTCACAGAGTAATGAAGTTGAGCAGTTGATTGCACAGGCGGTTGATACCTTTGGCCGGATCGATTTCGCGCACAATAATGCCGGTATCGAAGGAGTACAGGCTACGTTGGTCGATTATCCCGAAGAGGTTTGGGATCGTGTGATCGATATTAACCTCAAGGGTGTCTGGCTCTGTATGAAATACGAGATCCGGCAGATGCTGCAACAAGGTGGCGGGGCAATCGTGAATACATCATCGGTTGCCGGCTTGTCCGGTTCACGCGGTGTATTGGCTTACGTTGCCAGTAAACACGGAATCGTCGGGATTACCAAAGCTGCGGCGCTTGAGTATGCCCGCAGTGGTATTCGGGTCAACGCGATTTGCCCCGGTACCATTCATACCGCGATGATCGACCGCTTTACGCAAGGTGATCCCGAAGTGTTGGCTCAATTCGCCGAAAGTGAGCCGATTGGCCGGCTCGGTTCACCGGAAGAGGTGGCGAACTCGGTAGTCTGGCTCTGCTCTGAGAAGGCGTCATTTATTACCGGCGCGACGCTACCGGTTGACGGTGGCCGTTTAGCGTAAGTGTCGTGGTGGGTAACCGTTTGGTACCCACCATCATCGTTGATCATGACCGATCCTGAATCACCTTACGCTGCGATTTATGCTGTGGTACAGCGCATTCCACCGGGGCGCGTTTGCACCTATGGCCGGGTTGCCGCACTGGCCGGTTTGCCCGGTCAGGCGCGTCTGGTTGGCTATGCCCTGCACGCCTTGCTTCGACAGAGTGTCGTGCCGTGGTGGCGTGTGATTAATCGCAGCGGCCGGATTAGCAATGTGTACGCTGCTGATGAGCAGCGGGCGCGTCTGTTGGCAGAGGGTGTTGATGTTGATGAAACGTATCTCATTGATCTCGACCGGTTTTTGTGGGCGGGCGACGATGTGGAGTAGCAGGCGATGACCATCGCAACCGCTGCGGCTACTCGCCGTTGGCTGATCCCGTTGTACATCGCCGGTGTGATCGTCTTCTCCGACATGTACCTGACGCAGCCTATCTTGCCCCAGTTGTCGGCTGAATACGGTATTGCACCGGCCACCGCCGGCCTCAGTGTATCGGTGGTGGTGTTGATGATTGCGCTTGGGTCGCTGGCCGTCGGTCCGCTGAGTGATCGCTGGGGACGCTGGCCGGTGATGGTCGGGAGTGTCCTCGTGCTTAGTCTCCCGACATTGCTCTGTGCATTAGCACCGTCGTTTGGGATGTTGCTGGTGGGGCGTGCCCTCCAAGGCTTATGCATCCCCGGTTTGACGGCAGTAGCAGTGGCCTATCTTGGCGATCGCTTACCTACCGCTGAGTTAGGTCGTGCGGTTGGGAGTTGGATTGCGGCGAACGTGGCCGGCGGATTGAGTGGTCGGGTTGTGGGCGGTCTGATCAGCGATAGTTGGGGGTGGCGGGCCAGTTTTATCGTCTTTGCCGGGCTAACGTTGGCGGCTGGGTTCGGTCTCTGGCTACGTTTACCGCGTGATCGTCCTGTGGCCGGTGGTGGGTGGGGGCAAGCCTATTGGGCAATGGTGATGCATCTCGCCGATCGTCATCTGCGCAGTGCGTATCTGATCGCCGGGTCACTATTTTTCGGCTTTCTCGGCATCTTCACCTATCTGCCGTACTACCTCAGCGCACCACCCTTTACCCTCCCATCGGCTATCGTCGCACTGGCCTACGTAAGTTATTTGGCCGGAGTGATCGTCTCCCCATGGGCGGGGGTACTCTCGGCTCGTTATGCCCGCTCGCGTCTAATCACCATCGGGTTGCTCATCGCTATGGGTGGCATTGGATTAACCCTTTTCCCGCACCTGCCGTTAATTGCGCTTGGCTTATGGACGTTGTGTAGCGGGATGTTTATAGCCCAAGGTGTGGCCCCGGCCCTGGTGAATCAATTAGCCCAACACGCGAAAGGCGCGGCGAGTGCGCTGTACCTGGTTGCCTATTATCTCGGTGGAACCCTCGGTGGGGTAATTCCCGGCCTTGGCTGGCAGATCGCCGGTTGGCCGGGAGTTACGATTATCTGCCTGAGCGCCTTAGCACTCGCTTTGGTGGCGACACACCGGTTGGCGATGTTTGAATTGCACCGACATCATCGTTCAGCGGCATAATCGCCTTGTTGCCGACGATCTCACTTCTCCGGGAGAAACGCTAGCACCAACTGATGGAAATGATCGGTGGCTTCAATCATTGGGAAATGACCACAGTTGGGAATTATCTCGAGCCGTGCATGCGGCAAGGCACGCTTTGCTTCATACGCACACTTAACCGGGAAGAGGCGATCTTCCTTGCCCCAAATGATGAGCGTCGGTTGACGAATCTCGGCAAGACGCGGCCACAATCCACTGCCATGCAGATCGTTCGCATCGTAGAAGCGACTCAACGAGATCATCGTATTGCGGATGGCCGGGTCGCTCAACGTTTTTTGCCCACGCACCACCAATTCAGGAGTAATGTAGCGGTCGGGTTGGGCAAAAGCAGCACGCAACTGCATGTTAACCACGAATGGGAAGGAGGAAAGCGTTGCTATCGCTTCGCCAAGGAACGGCAACGAACCGCCTTTACGCATAAAGAGTGGTAATCGCATAAAGCCTTCACTATCGACAATCACCAGTCGCTCGACCCGGTGTGGGTGGAGGATCGTTGTCGCCAGCGCGTGTTTGCCACCCATCGAGTGTCCAATCACGGCTGCGTGTTCAACGCCAAAGGCCGTCAGCACGCCGGCATTCAGGTCGGCGTAGCGACGTAGCGTATAGACTGCTCCCCCCGGTTTATCCGATTTCCCGAAGCCGAGTGCATCGGGTGCGATAGCGCAATATCCAGCAGTTGCCAAGGTCTGTATCGTTGGCATCCAATCGTCGGCGCTGACAACAAAGCCGTGCAATAACAAAACCACCGGTCCCTGGCCGGCGGTCAAGACTCGTAAGCGAAAACCATCAACCGTGACGAACCGCTCATCGATTGCCGCCGTTGCCGTTGTTTGCATATGTTCACTCCTCAATGTCCATAGTAATGCGATGTGGGCTGCATTGTATGTACTCTTGCCACTGTAGCAAAGATATGCCAATGTGTCACGGTGAAACCCGGCAACGATTGGTGAAGATATTATGGTACAATGCAGCCGCGTGGTAGATGGCTACCGGCAACAATACCATACGACAGTTGATCGCATGATTTCACGCCCGTTTGCATTCGGCGCCATCATCTTCTCGTTCATTATTGGTGCAGTTGGTGTCTTCCTCTTCATCAGTCAGCGGCTCGACCGTTGTACTGCACTACCATTGTTCGATCCCAATCTGTTACCAAATGCGCAGTTTGCCATTCCCGGCGAGGTAAGTGGCCTCCCTGCCGGCT includes the following:
- a CDS encoding SDR family oxidoreductase translates to MELPFIGKVALVTGAASGIGRASALAFAREGAKVVVADVNVAGGEETVALCRAANTDAIFVRCDVSQSNEVEQLIAQAVDTFGRIDFAHNNAGIEGVQATLVDYPEEVWDRVIDINLKGVWLCMKYEIRQMLQQGGGAIVNTSSVAGLSGSRGVLAYVASKHGIVGITKAAALEYARSGIRVNAICPGTIHTAMIDRFTQGDPEVLAQFAESEPIGRLGSPEEVANSVVWLCSEKASFITGATLPVDGGRLA
- a CDS encoding MGMT family protein, with product MTDPESPYAAIYAVVQRIPPGRVCTYGRVAALAGLPGQARLVGYALHALLRQSVVPWWRVINRSGRISNVYAADEQRARLLAEGVDVDETYLIDLDRFLWAGDDVE
- a CDS encoding MFS transporter, whose protein sequence is MTIATAAATRRWLIPLYIAGVIVFSDMYLTQPILPQLSAEYGIAPATAGLSVSVVVLMIALGSLAVGPLSDRWGRWPVMVGSVLVLSLPTLLCALAPSFGMLLVGRALQGLCIPGLTAVAVAYLGDRLPTAELGRAVGSWIAANVAGGLSGRVVGGLISDSWGWRASFIVFAGLTLAAGFGLWLRLPRDRPVAGGGWGQAYWAMVMHLADRHLRSAYLIAGSLFFGFLGIFTYLPYYLSAPPFTLPSAIVALAYVSYLAGVIVSPWAGVLSARYARSRLITIGLLIAMGGIGLTLFPHLPLIALGLWTLCSGMFIAQGVAPALVNQLAQHAKGAASALYLVAYYLGGTLGGVIPGLGWQIAGWPGVTIICLSALALALVATHRLAMFELHRHHRSAA
- a CDS encoding alpha/beta fold hydrolase — encoded protein: MQTTATAAIDERFVTVDGFRLRVLTAGQGPVVLLLHGFVVSADDWMPTIQTLATAGYCAIAPDALGFGKSDKPGGAVYTLRRYADLNAGVLTAFGVEHAAVIGHSMGGKHALATTILHPHRVERLVIVDSEGFMRLPLFMRKGGSLPFLGEAIATLSSFPFVVNMQLRAAFAQPDRYITPELVVRGQKTLSDPAIRNTMISLSRFYDANDLHGSGLWPRLAEIRQPTLIIWGKEDRLFPVKCAYEAKRALPHARLEIIPNCGHFPMIEATDHFHQLVLAFLPEK